ATTAGGCTCAACTCAATAAATAGTTTTCTCAGCAAAGATTAAGGTAAGTAGTGTTTAAGAGTAATGTGAGCTAAGATTGGGCCAAGATTAAAGTTTCACTAATCTTAACctcatttcaaaaattataaataaaggtcaAAGTAAGAGGTAGACGATCACATTTACTATGTATTTAAGACTATTGCTCTGACCCGTACGAACTATTTGCTAACTTAAGCATAGAAGAACCTTTGGCAGGTACCACTCTGAATGattaaagcaaaaacaaaaacaaaataaagattcGACTATCTGAAcagttttaaagaaaaaattataaaaatatttgaaattaattgaCCTTATACCGGAAATAATTATCATGacttttatatgaatttattcacaatttattattcattcattcattgaTATGGAATCTCTTCATGTCAGTATAACGAATACAAATTATtcttacttatatatattattgtgatTGTTTTGTCTTATATAGCCATCCCAAAATGTAGGAAATTTCCATGTACGAGTAACTTGTCCTGTTGTCCACAATAATTAAATGagattgaattttaatttgtgtGTGAATTTAGAAGTCTTTGATGGTTTGGTGATTAGCAGTGTTGCAGAAATAGTACAAGGGAAAAGTCAAGAAGTGATTACAGCAAttagaaaaagatgaaagaaatgaTAATCATGTAATTGGATTAGTTAGAATTTGGAGGATGCCTTGTTTCTGTCTGTCTTTCCTTAGCATATACTCAACACCTAAcgtttatcacttttttttttctttgcatggAAGATCATGGAGGTCGTGCCtctatattatatttgaagAACGAAACCCAGAAACCAAAGCAATTCAAGTTCCTTCTCTCATGCACTTTGGATAAGCTTTTTATTCAGCTATTCATTAACACTAAACAACAATGTCAACTTCTGCTACCTCGTGACAGATATCACCTAGcagaatttgaattaaaatactACGGCAAGATTATACTATATGCATAGTGCAAATTAGAAATTCTTTTGAATAGTACCATTCATAAAGAGTATTAGATAAAAAGGTAAATTATTAAAAGTCTTGCAgcataaaatgtatttaatactTACCAACTAACATGTATAACCAAAAGAAGTAGTTTAACACACTTTAATGGTTAGTTGgaatttcttataattataaattgtatgagtagaatttattatttaattatgattttgtagtttttaatatattttaaccaataaaaagtacattagaaaaaatattgtattcctggtaatttaaaaaatattgtgttaaaatatttatgaattataaatttttcgtttttttcatttattattttaagaggTGCATTTACAGCACATTCCgttgtttgataaaattattaataaattattacgaGGTAGGATATTAATGAAAAAGTTGAAGAATTGGATAGTtctatctttaaaataaatttcaataaactacatatattaataaaaaaatgaatttaagtttaattaatattcacaaaattagtttataaaaaaactattttaagaCGGgaaatattttcacttttatgtgtaaaaaattaaatatttatgaatggtttaataataatttgacaacatataatataatatggtaggttaaaaaaaatattgagataAACTTAATATTATACTAGGAAGTTTAAATCTAACATATTATCACAAAACTAAATTTTGAGGAGAAGAATAcctacttatttatatatatatatatatatatatatatatatatatatatatatatatatatatatatatatattaagtcaTTTTTTCAGTTAGTACATTTAGTAGCAAAGTGTACCAGATTTTAATagacaaaaacatttttatatattatgtattctAAGTTTAAGGTCAAgggtatttaaataattttcattctcaaaactaaaaaaaataatataagaaaccCTGTAATCCTTACTCAGCCTTCTCTCAtatctcattcctctcaatcttttttctttcatctctctcacctTAACATTCTCTCTGTTGTCCCTATAATAACCTTAACTGAAAAAGTCAGAAACACTCACTTAATCCTAATTCAcctatccaatttgtttctcttttatctCCATTCTCTTTGTCACCCACGCATAGTAACCCGCGACATCGCAATTTATTGTTatgttcgttcatttgtttttcactttaataacaaaataattgacgATGTTGATGctgatttttgattggagggttgcgttatatttttttaatagatgtgaaatttttaaaatatattttttaaaaaattgggcATATCATGCATGTAATATGTTTTAAGAATATTGAAGAGTTTTATAATTTGGTTTTCTTTTACCCTTTATCTGTTTTTGTTTGGTAATCTTTTTATTCATGGATGGATGTATATAAGTTGTGTTTATATGCTTAGCTAAacaattataatcaatataaacgTGATTTAACAATTTATATACAGTATCATTTTTGTATATCtatctttttgttgtttaaatgCGTAATAAAAAGAAGCTTATTATATGTTGTATGAATTCTtgatgatataatatttttctttacaatATAACTTATAATTGTCAATTAATAGAGCATAATTTTATtgggttatttatttttttcctaatcttttatgaaaaaatatgtttaatttctaaattaaattataaagcattttattcatacattttataaaagttacaTAAAACATAATGATCAACTacatataaaagttatattttaattcattaacaaactatatatatgaaaattatattttcatttattatagaACTTTGTTTGTTATATGAAAATCCATTTACATCTCATTTGtttgaaagaatattttatattaattttcataaagtataagataaaatactctataatttaacttaaaacaaaatacaactatttatagtaatttagaaacaaaaatatatttaactctttttattttaatgttggatttgtatttttaaacttataatgaATCATATTGTTTTTAGAAAATGCTTTTCTTGATCAAAGTGAAGTTTTGACATTGACATAGCTTAGGTTGGGAAGGTTTGCATACTCcatgaatttaattttgaataattgttttaaaaaatattattattttcaaatttaactgttttaaataaagaaagatgaaaCTTTATAGATGCgttaatgataaattaaagGTTGAAATTggaattaatttaatatataatatcacaACTTTAAACAATTCACATTCTAACAGTGATAGTGCATgcattttgttttctaaatttatttatttgtgtataattgagaaataataattaatatcatttgaaattttaaaacagtATACGAAACAATAACACATTTTTCCTAATAGAAAATGGACTGACCCATGTGAGGGTTGCTCTTCCGTAGAAGACACGAcctaaaataaacattttatttaaagtaaacGCCATCTATGGTAAACCAGGATTTCAAATTTTGGGAAGAAATTGATCAAGTTGGAACACAAAACAAGTTAACTTATGATTCTGACTGTAAATTAATAAGACAGCCATGAACACAAGAGTGTGGAGCAGAGCACACGTGGCACGTGCCAGACCCACAACTCACGATTGACCGGGTCATTCATCAAAGGCCCAAACCAAAACACAGGTCTTAGGTTTTAAGTCCAAGAATTAGGCATGTTGCATGCGTTTAATCACACGCGCCATTTCTTCAACTTATTGACTTAATATGATTACAATATTCTTTCCTTCTCCATCTACTCTCTACCGCTTGTGATAAATACCGCAACCACGCCATCACTTCCTTCAAACTTCCACCTCATACAAAACAATTCCAACAtacttttcttctcttttctccatTCGTTCTTCTTAAAACTCTCtgcttttttttctctcctttcatTCCCAACTTCACTTCTCTTACATACTCTGATATGAAGCTCACAGCCTCGCTCCTACTATTCACTTTTGCTTTGGTGTTAACCACCACCACTGCATCAGATCCTGATCCTCTTCAAGACCTCTGTGTCGCTGATCTTGCCTCAGGTACTCTTTTTCTATCAAAGATGCCAACTTTCATGCACACCTTCACTTTCCactcaataattatatttcatcCTTTTTTCTTAATCAATTCATTCTCCCAGACCTATCAACTCCTTTGGTTTTGCTTTTTGATCAAAAGTTCCTCACTTGATTAACTTTTCCCTTCCCCTCACCCGTTTCTACaattcaacattaaaataaacttcTCACCAACTCCCAGTAATCATTTTGCATTTCTGTAGCATGATTGGTGCACTGAACTTTTGATTCGTGTATAATTTGATAGTgagttttttctattttgtataATAGACAGACAGAATTTGACTACACGAGAATTGTGATCTGCATaacatttttttgtgtgtgtgtgtgcaatTCTGATTGTTACAGCTGTTAAAGTGAATGGATTCACCTGCAAAGATGCTGCGAAGGTAAATGCGACTGATTTCTTCTCAAACATATTAGCGAAAGCAGGTGCGACAAACAACACCTATGGGTCCTTGGTGACTGCAGCCAATGTTCAGAAAATCCCAGGACTGAACACCCTTGGTGTATCTATGTCACGAATTGACTATGCTCCAGGTGGGATCAACCCTCCTCACACGCACCCACGTGCCACCGAGATTGTGTTTGTGATGGAAGGAACACTCGATGTGGGATTCATAACCACAGCCAATGTGCTCATATCAAAGACCATCACCAAGGGTGAGACTTTTGTGTTCCCAAAAGGCTTAGTTCATTTCCAAAAGAACAATGCGAAGGAACCTGCTTCGGTCATTGCAGCCTTCAACAGTCAATTGCCTGGCACACAGTCCATTGCTCTCACCCTCTTTACAGCCACACCACCTGTTCCAGACAATGTCTTGACCAAGGCCTTCCAGATTGGTACCAAGGAGGTTGAGAAAATCAAGACCAGGCTTGCACCtaagaaataatttatgtttgaaTCTGCTTCTGTTATCTCTGCCATTGCTCTTTCACGCTTCTTCTGTCTTCTCCTTGTTGCTTTACGATTCATGTTTGTTGGAAAATCATAAAGGATTTAGAATGTGAGTGAATGGGGTATATTCATTTCTTTGATAATTGCAATTTGAAATATCCACGCACGcttcttattttcttaataaaatctTTCATTAGTGGTAATGTTTCTGCTGTTGACTTCGTAATAGTTATGTTATGAATATGTGCTCCACAACCTTGCCTACTGTTCTCCCGTGAAAGTGTGAAATCtgaatttattcatattttcctCTCACTTCATTTCTTCACTACGAAccaaagtaaaagtaaaagaataaaatatgaaagggacaaaaacttaataaaaagtaaacagATTAAACTAATAAGttcaaatgtgtttttttatgtaagacaaaattgaaattttgttcataaacttgatataattttcttattaaacttataaaatttatggATATTATATTATTCTAGTAATTCAATTGTGTTAaacttttcacattaaaaatattaatttatttttaaagtttaaaaatgaaactatatcaaattttggaactaaattttaattttaagtaaaaaattaaaaactaaaaatatatttaaaccaaactaataataaaaaggaaaataatatatatatatatatatatatatatatatatatatatatatatatatattccattgttttcatttatttgcCTTATAATTAACctatataatttgaaatcacATAGACTTCTTGTTCTtaccaatttttttatactagtaCTGCAATAATTTTATACTACAACACTTAATGACACATTCATTCTTTCTTCAAACCTTTTTgtctttattatgtaaaaaattgtGCAAGCATAAGCGATGTCATTTTAGTACAGATACTGTTAATTTAAGTTACTATAGTGTCACCAATCCAAATGCGATATTCAAATTGATgagtgtcttttttttttttggaaaataaaatgtgatatACTGTTAAAGAACCGTTACATAATATGTttgaaaaaacaacaaaagctgGTCACTAAGTATGGGAGAAGTTTAATTATATAGTTTAACAAGGTCATCGACATACATCTGGAAGGTGCaaattacaaaatcaattaaCTAATGTTGCACTATCAACCCATATTCATTTCGCAGATTACCTCGTGCAACCAATTTAACCTATCtccaaatataatatcaaatttctgaaaaaatgGTCTTGTTGCTCAAGAGCCATATTCTAGTGTAAGGACCACTCTTAATATTTTTGATAACAAAAAGATgcaacttttaataatatacgAAAAATTTTGAATCTCTAAAATGAAACTCAGTTTAGTATTTTTACCTGCTATCTTCGGATTTGGTAAATGACCAAACTCgtatttaatttgaattcaaaatttaaagtcCACGAAACAAGTAacttgttatttattaatttggtcaatctattaataaaacatttaataaaacttATCAATTCTATAACTggatattttctataaaatgctcaatatataaatattgataattttaatctatatatataatgataactTTTGAAACAAATGACACAAATTCAACGGataataaaaagattttattattgCATGAACTTGATGGGACCTTACAGTGATTTGTGtttcaattaataataagactatatgaaatgaaataaataaataataaaactgaaaaaggAAACTTATTTTTTCACCATAACATTTCCTCCTAACTCTTAAAATAAGAACTTCTTTTGTTCTCGTAAATATGAATAAGCTGAGTGGGATTCAAACTCAAATATCTGAATAATTTGGAATAAATTCTCTTAATGATGCGGAATGTTCCTGGTTAgcttttatttatgtttcattCTGTTGAGAATGAGGCATAATTGCTGTAATGAGAGCACTTGAGGAGAGAGCGTGAATCGTTAGTTATACATATCTACATTATCACCTTACAAGAAGGTAGGTACATAAAAACAAGAGTTAAATATTGAACAAGGAATGCAAATTTCTTGCACCCTTCACTTTCGGATGTACAAAAAATAtggtttgatttaattatttccaaaattttaagTGTTGGATTTATGAGCTGCGGCAAGTTCAACAGATAAGATGAAAGATGAATTGCCTGCTTCCCTTATATAACGTACTTCTCCATTCATCAGCTTTAGCAGCTTTCTGCTAATCAGCATGCTGATACCTTCCTCAGATTCATCACCATCACGTCCAAACATTTGGTTCAGCAGTGTTTCTGGAACCCCAAAACCATCATGTGTTATGCtgcaaaaaataacaaaaccaaaCACAGGGATTAACAAATTACATATCTATATAATCTCAATATAGCATAACAAGTTTATTTTCCTTGAGAAGTCCTGTTACATGAATCCAATTCAGGGTGAGCGTGACCTGAGTTGGACCTGTATGAACATAGAAGTGTAGGGATAAtctaagtgtgagtctaagtttcatatttgaaaataaacatAGAGTGTTGAGAATAATCTAAATATGAGTTTAAGTTTCATGTCGGATAGAAATGACAAAgttaaatatcatataaaaaaaatccataaactTAATGTGTTGAGATTTTGGATTAAAAGTGGTGTTAATCTTTTATGTGAGTTGGACTCAAGTCACTATAATCTCTTCCTAATAATTaccttaaaaaaacaaaacaaaaccataAGTGGTTAATTACCTGAGCTCCAAATTAGCAAGATGAACTAGTTTCCCTAACTGCTGTTTTGTTAATGAGGCTGCCACAACAACCTGACCTCCAGTTGGTGTGAAATTGATGGAAACCAATAAAAAGTCGGCTAAGACCTGCTGGAGCCTGAGACCATCACCGTATAAGGTTTCTG
This sequence is a window from Vigna angularis cultivar LongXiaoDou No.4 chromosome 2, ASM1680809v1, whole genome shotgun sequence. Protein-coding genes within it:
- the LOC108327858 gene encoding rhicadhesin receptor, whose product is MKLTASLLLFTFALVLTTTTASDPDPLQDLCVADLASAVKVNGFTCKDAAKVNATDFFSNILAKAGATNNTYGSLVTAANVQKIPGLNTLGVSMSRIDYAPGGINPPHTHPRATEIVFVMEGTLDVGFITTANVLISKTITKGETFVFPKGLVHFQKNNAKEPASVIAAFNSQLPGTQSIALTLFTATPPVPDNVLTKAFQIGTKEVEKIKTRLAPKK